In one Oryza glaberrima chromosome 2, OglaRS2, whole genome shotgun sequence genomic region, the following are encoded:
- the LOC127763373 gene encoding phosphatidylinositol/phosphatidylcholine transfer protein SFH9-like isoform X1, which yields MSESNVDAIEISASNDERRDRGDAEISEDEPRQTRIRSLKKKALHASTRLTHSLKKRGKRKVGCRVPKITIEDVRDAEEEQAVSSFREVLFARDMLPERHDDYHTMLRFLKARKFDVEKAAHMWADMLHWRKDFGTDTILEDFEFHELEEVLQYYPHGYHGVDKEGRPVYIELLGKVEPSKLVQITTVERYIKYHVQEFERAFREKFPACSIAAKKHIDTTTTILDVHGVGWKNFSKIARDLVRCMQKIDGDYYPETLHQMFIVNAGPGFKLIWSTVKGLLDPKTSSKIHVLGTKYQHRLLEAIDSSQLPEFLGGSCTCSSQGGCLRSNKGPWSDPLIMKLVHCMESSALKDIGQVSDIEEAITGSVRLRALKLPERISYTSNAESGSDVDDLGSPIGQEDFEYHSLAPVHEEARESGSTCSGSDDKVVETNTRYNPPGNGSGQYSARQNSSINRVSPEPAGHVPSDGEGNADHGILKYISKKVLGVILEVLSFLRIFIRHRQQLENVPQHTTTVHSNQADLQIIKEDRVNPCLERLERLETMFNQLSRKPPEIPQDKDRAIQDSFDRIKCIEFDLEKTKKVLHATVIRQMQMAETLEAVKESDLRRRKFCT from the exons ATGTCAG AGAGCAATGTCGACGCAATCGAAATATCAGCTAGTAACGATGAGAGGAGGGACAGAGGGGACGCTGAGATTTCGGAGGATGAGCCAAGGCAGACGAGGATACGGTCGTTGAAGAAGAAGGCGCTGCATGCATCTACGAGGCTGACGCATTCGCTGaagaagagagggaagaggaaaGTGGGCTGCAGAGTGCCGAAGATCACGATAGAGGATGTCAgggacgcggaggaggagcaggctGTCAGCTCTTTTCGAGAGGTTTTGTTTGCCAGGGACATGCTGCCTGAGAGGCATGACGATTATCACACGATGCTTAG ATTCTTGAAAGCTAGGAAATTTGATGTTGAAAAGGCAGCACATATGTGGGCTGACATGCTGCACTGGAGGAAGGATTTCGGGACTGACACAATTTTGGAA GATTTTGAATTTCATGAGCTAGAGGAGGTGCTGCAGTATTATCCCCATGGTTATCATGGTGTTGACAAGGAAGGAAGGCCCGTCTATATCGAGTTGCTTGGGAAAGTTGAACCCAGTAAGCTTGTACAAATTACAACAGTGGAACGCTATATTAAATATCATGTACAGGAATTTGAGAGAGCATTCCGAGAGAAGTTTCCTGCATGCTCAATTGCTGCTAAAAAGCATATTGATACGACAACTACAATACTGGATGTCCACGGTGTG GGTTGGAAGAACTTTAGCAAGATCGCAAGGGATTTGGTGCGCTGTATGCAGAAAATAGATGGTGATTATTATCCTGAG ACACTACATCAAATGTTCATCGTAAATGCGGGGCCTGGTTTTAAACTGATCTGGAGTACTGTGAAGGGACTTCTTGACCCCAAAACCTCGTCTAAAATCCAT GTTCTAGGAACAAAATACCAACACAGACTTCTTGAAGCTATTGACTCAAG ccAACTACCAGAGTTTCTTGGTGGTTCTTGCACGTGCTCTAGCCAGGGAGGATGCCTGCGATCCAACAAAGGCCCCTGGAGTGATCCTTTAATTATGAAG CTTGTACATTGCATGGAATCATCTGCGTTGAAGGACATTGGCCAAGTATCTGATATAGAAGAAGCAATTACAGGCTCTGTAAGATTGCGTGCTCTCAAG TTACCAGAAAGAATTAGTTATACATCAAATGCTGAATCTGGTTCAGATGTTGATGATCTTGGATCTCCTATCGGACAGGAAGATTTTGAGTATCATAGTTTGGCTCCAGTTCATGAGGAG GCCAGGGAGTCAGGATCAACATGCAGTGGTTCTGATGATAAAGTTGTTGAGACGAATACAAGATACAACCCTCCTGGAAATGGATCGGGACAGTACAGCGCAAGACAAAATTCCTCAATAAACAGAGTTTCGCCTGAGCCAG CAGGTCACGTCCCAAGTGATGGTGAAGGAAATGCAGATCATGGGATCTTgaaatatatttctaaaaaaGTTCTCGGTGTAATTCTTGAAGTACTCTCTTTTTTGCGTATTTTCATCCGTCATCGACAACAGTTGGAAAATGTCCCCCAGCATACTACAACAGTGCACAGTAATCAGGCAGATCTTCAGATAATTAAGGAAGATCGTGTAAATCCTTGTCTAGAGCGTCTTGAAAGACTTGAGACAATGTTTAATCAGCTCAGCAGAAAGCCTCCAGAGATTCCACAGGATAAGGATCGTGCTATACAGGATTCTTTTGACAGGATAAAGTGCATTGAATTTGATCTGGAGAAGACAAAGAAG GTATTGCATGCAACAGTGATTAGACAAATGCAGATGGCTGAGACATTGGAAGCTGTAAAGGAGTCCGATCTTAGG AGAAGAAAATTTTGTACATAA
- the LOC127763373 gene encoding phosphatidylinositol/phosphatidylcholine transfer protein SFH9-like isoform X2, translated as MSESNVDAIEISASNDERRDRGDAEISEDEPRQTRIRSLKKKALHASTRLTHSLKKRGKRKVGCRVPKITIEDVRDAEEEQAVSSFREVLFARDMLPERHDDYHTMLRFLKARKFDVEKAAHMWADMLHWRKDFGTDTILEDFEFHELEEVLQYYPHGYHGVDKEGRPVYIELLGKVEPSKLVQITTVERYIKYHVQEFERAFREKFPACSIAAKKHIDTTTTILDVHGVGWKNFSKIARDLVRCMQKIDGDYYPETLHQMFIVNAGPGFKLIWSTVKGLLDPKTSSKIHVLGTKYQHRLLEAIDSSQLPEFLGGSCTCSSQGGCLRSNKGPWSDPLIMKLVHCMESSALKDIGQVSDIEEAITGSVRLRALKLPERISYTSNAESGSDVDDLGSPIGQEDFEYHSLAPVHEEARESGSTCSGSDDKVVETNTRYNPPGNGSGQYSARQNSSINRVSPEPGHVPSDGEGNADHGILKYISKKVLGVILEVLSFLRIFIRHRQQLENVPQHTTTVHSNQADLQIIKEDRVNPCLERLERLETMFNQLSRKPPEIPQDKDRAIQDSFDRIKCIEFDLEKTKKVLHATVIRQMQMAETLEAVKESDLRRRKFCT; from the exons ATGTCAG AGAGCAATGTCGACGCAATCGAAATATCAGCTAGTAACGATGAGAGGAGGGACAGAGGGGACGCTGAGATTTCGGAGGATGAGCCAAGGCAGACGAGGATACGGTCGTTGAAGAAGAAGGCGCTGCATGCATCTACGAGGCTGACGCATTCGCTGaagaagagagggaagaggaaaGTGGGCTGCAGAGTGCCGAAGATCACGATAGAGGATGTCAgggacgcggaggaggagcaggctGTCAGCTCTTTTCGAGAGGTTTTGTTTGCCAGGGACATGCTGCCTGAGAGGCATGACGATTATCACACGATGCTTAG ATTCTTGAAAGCTAGGAAATTTGATGTTGAAAAGGCAGCACATATGTGGGCTGACATGCTGCACTGGAGGAAGGATTTCGGGACTGACACAATTTTGGAA GATTTTGAATTTCATGAGCTAGAGGAGGTGCTGCAGTATTATCCCCATGGTTATCATGGTGTTGACAAGGAAGGAAGGCCCGTCTATATCGAGTTGCTTGGGAAAGTTGAACCCAGTAAGCTTGTACAAATTACAACAGTGGAACGCTATATTAAATATCATGTACAGGAATTTGAGAGAGCATTCCGAGAGAAGTTTCCTGCATGCTCAATTGCTGCTAAAAAGCATATTGATACGACAACTACAATACTGGATGTCCACGGTGTG GGTTGGAAGAACTTTAGCAAGATCGCAAGGGATTTGGTGCGCTGTATGCAGAAAATAGATGGTGATTATTATCCTGAG ACACTACATCAAATGTTCATCGTAAATGCGGGGCCTGGTTTTAAACTGATCTGGAGTACTGTGAAGGGACTTCTTGACCCCAAAACCTCGTCTAAAATCCAT GTTCTAGGAACAAAATACCAACACAGACTTCTTGAAGCTATTGACTCAAG ccAACTACCAGAGTTTCTTGGTGGTTCTTGCACGTGCTCTAGCCAGGGAGGATGCCTGCGATCCAACAAAGGCCCCTGGAGTGATCCTTTAATTATGAAG CTTGTACATTGCATGGAATCATCTGCGTTGAAGGACATTGGCCAAGTATCTGATATAGAAGAAGCAATTACAGGCTCTGTAAGATTGCGTGCTCTCAAG TTACCAGAAAGAATTAGTTATACATCAAATGCTGAATCTGGTTCAGATGTTGATGATCTTGGATCTCCTATCGGACAGGAAGATTTTGAGTATCATAGTTTGGCTCCAGTTCATGAGGAG GCCAGGGAGTCAGGATCAACATGCAGTGGTTCTGATGATAAAGTTGTTGAGACGAATACAAGATACAACCCTCCTGGAAATGGATCGGGACAGTACAGCGCAAGACAAAATTCCTCAATAAACAGAGTTTCGCCTGAGCCAG GTCACGTCCCAAGTGATGGTGAAGGAAATGCAGATCATGGGATCTTgaaatatatttctaaaaaaGTTCTCGGTGTAATTCTTGAAGTACTCTCTTTTTTGCGTATTTTCATCCGTCATCGACAACAGTTGGAAAATGTCCCCCAGCATACTACAACAGTGCACAGTAATCAGGCAGATCTTCAGATAATTAAGGAAGATCGTGTAAATCCTTGTCTAGAGCGTCTTGAAAGACTTGAGACAATGTTTAATCAGCTCAGCAGAAAGCCTCCAGAGATTCCACAGGATAAGGATCGTGCTATACAGGATTCTTTTGACAGGATAAAGTGCATTGAATTTGATCTGGAGAAGACAAAGAAG GTATTGCATGCAACAGTGATTAGACAAATGCAGATGGCTGAGACATTGGAAGCTGTAAAGGAGTCCGATCTTAGG AGAAGAAAATTTTGTACATAA
- the LOC127763046 gene encoding uncharacterized WD repeat-containing protein C2A9.03-like — MSNYHEDHIEEMEDDYDMDDTADDMGEENYERGMRDSDSEDEEHGQSNDKIPDTSSADARKGKDIQGIPWEKLAITRDKYRQTRLDQYKNYENMPNSGEAAAKECKPTEKGGMYYEFRRNTRSVKSTILHFQLRNLVWATSKHDVYLMSHFSVLHWSALSGLDTELMNVQGHVAPREKHPGSLLEGFSGTQVSTLSVKDNLLVAGGFQGELICKHLDREGISFCCRTTYDENAITNAVEIFNTTSGAVHFMASNNDSGVRDYDMERFQLYKHFQFEWPVNHTALSPDRKLAVIVGDDPNGLLIDANSGKTLHSLKGHFDYSFASAWSPDGRTFATGNQDKTCRIWDVRNLSKSLHVLRGNLGAIRSIRFTSDGQFMSMAEPADFVHVFDVGSDYTRRQELDFFGEISGMSFSPDTDMLFVGVWDRTYGSLLQFGRLYNHSYLDSLC, encoded by the exons ATGTCCAATTATCACGAAGACCACATTGAAGAGATGGAGGATGATTATGACATGGACGACACTGCTGATGACATGGGCGAAGAGAACTATGAGCGAGGGATGAGGGATTCGGATTCAGAGGATGAAGAGCATGGCCAGTCG AATGATAAGATCCCAGATACCTCATCGGCGGAtgcaagaaaaggaaaggatATTCAAGGAATACCATGGGAGAAGCTAGCGATCACACGTGATAAATACAGACAGACCAGATTAGATCAGTACAAGAATTATGAGAACATGCCTAATTCTGGAGAAGCGGCCGCAAAG GAATGCAAACCGACTGAAAAAGGCGGGATGTATTATGAATTTAGGCGAAATACTAGATCAGTAAAATCAACTATACTACATTTTCAG CTGAGAAATTTAGTATGGGCGACATCCAAGCACGATGTCTATTTAATGTCACATTTCTCTGTTCTTCATTGGTCGGCACTGAGTGGTCTTGATACCGAGCTTATGAATGTCCAAGGACATGTGGCACCCAGGGAG AAGCACCCTGGAAGTTTACTTGAGGGTTTTTCTGGGACCCAAGTTAGTACCTTGTCAGTCAAGGACAATTTGCTGGTAGCTGGTGGGTTTCAAGGAGAGCTAATCTGCAAG CACCTTGATCGAGAAGGAATTAGCTTTTGCTGTCGAACTACATATGATGAAAACGCTATTACTAATGCTGTTGAGATATTCAATACTACCAG TGGTGCTGTTCACTTCATGGCATCGAATAATGACTCTGGTGTAAGAGACTATGATATGGAGAGGTTTCAGCTCTACAAGCATTTTCAGTTTGAATGGCCAGTGAAT CATACAGCATTGAGTCCTGACAGAAAGCTTGCTGTTATTGTGGGGGATGATCCTAATGGTTTACTAATTGACGCCAATTCAGGAAAG ACTCTTCATTCCTTGAAAGGTCACTTTGATTACTCGTTTGCATCAGCTTGGAGCCCAGATGGCAGAACATTTGCTACTGGCAACCAAGATAAGACATGCCGGATTTGGGATGTGCGGAATCTCTCTAAATCCCTCCATGTTTTGAGGGGTAACCTTGGAGCCATAAGATCAATCCGCTTCACGTCAGATGGGCAGTTCATGTCGATGGCAGAACCAGCGGACTTTGTCCACGTCTTCGATGTCGGGAGTGATTACACCAGAAGGCAAGAGCTGGACTTCTTTGGTGAGATATCTGGCATGTCTTTCAGCCCGGACACCGACATGCTTTTTGTCGGTGTGTGGGATAGAACATACGGCAGCCTCCTCCAGTTTGGCCGTCTGTATAATCACTCGTATCTTGACTCGCTGTGTTGA
- the LOC127762646 gene encoding ubiquitin-conjugating enzyme E2 11-like, whose translation MTSESPAMATAPVPEPEPQPELSTAAARRQDEERKTALRIIRNELRLLWRDPPPYLRPGPEPVTDPFHWEVVIDGPAGTPYAGGTFPVDIQLPAAGYPFVRPKVTFKTLVYHPNIDEEGNMVLDAESWSYATKLRGLLTGFVSVLYDPLLDYPINYDIAEQYAYDYERYEAEARAWTREFSSAPVVSHYPPNAVVGRTPPAVPHFPATAARRRAEAEARRRAAAAAASSGSGESLWRRVIGYIQSWSPYRLLHTD comes from the exons ATGACCAGCGaatcgccggccatggcgacggcgccggtgccggagccggagccgcagCCGGAgctgtccacggcggcggccagaCGGCAGGATGAGGAGCGGAAGACAGCGCTCAGGATCATCCGCAACGAGCTGAGGCTGCTCTGGCGTGACCCGCCGCCGTACTTGCGGCCCGGGCCGGAGCCCGTGACGGACCCCTTCCACTGGGAGGTGGTCATCGACGGCCCCGCCGGCACCCCCTACGCCGGCGGCACGTTCCCCGTCGACATccagctccccgccgccggctacCCCTTCGTCCGCCCCAAGGTCACCTTCAAGACTCTG GTATACCATCCCAACATCGACGAGGAAGGGAACATGGTGCTGGACGCCGAGAGCTGGAGCTACGCCACCAAGCTCCGCGGCCTCCTCACCGGCTTCGTCTCCGTGCTCTACGACCCGCTGCTCGACTACCCGATCAACTACGACATCGCCGAGCAGTACGCGTACGACTACGAGCGGTACGAGGCGGAGGCCAGGGCGTGGACGCGGGAGTTCTCCTCGGCGCCCGTCGTCTCGCACTACCCGCCCAACGCCGTCGTCGGCAGGACGCCGCCGGCCGTTCCTCACTTCCCGGCGACGGCAGCCAGGAGAAGAGCGGAAGCGGAAGCTAGGAGAAgagctgctgccgctgctgcatcTTCAGGTTCAGGTGAGAGCCTGTGGAGGAGGGTAATTGGGTATATTCAGAGCTGGTCTCCTTACCGGCTACTTCATACAGACTAG
- the LOC127763756 gene encoding GPI-anchored protein LLG1-like, protein MAVDRGLLLLVVSAAVLVGLASASPFISDSVFLGSVGSTGRSLLQAKKNCPVNFEFQNYTIITSKCKGPRFPAKQCCDAFKEFACPFNEYINDESNDCASTMFSYINLYGKYPPGLFANECREGKLGLSCEGVSQKDSVVSSAGQQAQSSLLAFIMLTFGLAALWFH, encoded by the exons ATGGCTGTGGACCGTGGGCTCCTCCTGCTCGTCGTCTcggccgccgtcctcgtcgggCTCGCCTCCGCGTCCCCCTTCATTTCCG ACAGCGTGTTCCTGGGGAGCGTCGGATCTACGGGGAGGAGCTTGCTGCAGGCCAAGAAGA ATTGCCCTGTGAATTTTGAGTTCCAAAACTACACAATAATCACAAGCAAGTGCAAAGGGCCACGGTTTCCTGCTAAACAGTGCTGCGATGCTTTCAAGGAATTCGCATGCCCATTTAATGAATATATCAACGACGAGAGCAATGACTGTGCATCAACAATGTTCAGCTACATCAACCTCTATGGCAAGTATCCACCTGGTCTGTTTGCAAACGAGTGCCGAGAAGGCAAGCTAGGGCTTTCTTGCGAAGGCGTTTCCCAAAAAGATAGTGTCGTTTCAAGTGCTGGCCAGCAAGCTCAGAGCAGCTTGCTTGCTTTCATCATGCTGACCTTTGGACTAGCTGCATTGTGGTTCCATTGA